GTCAAAATTAATATAGTTACTAACATGCGAAGAGGCCTTTGGGATAGCTTTCTATGTTTGGCTTTAACCGATAGTTGAAGGCAAAACCAAAATCACAGTTTTTAAAGGTTAATATTGGCATtgtaaagttttattaaacatgaaataaTTCTTTAAGCAAGTCAAAATAATGCTTTTacaaaaagtaatattttaaagatattttttaaatcatagaCTCTAAACACGTGAAAGTTTTTActaagctttaaaaaaaatgcttgcCTTTTTAAAAGTGAGTCCAAATACGGTCGGAGAACATTGGAGAGATTTTATCTACTAGAATTTCCTGAAAGGACTAAAGACCTGTTTCCTGAGTTTTCCGGGGCTTTCCAGAAGCATTTTCATATAGAAAAGCTGATGGAAAATGGCTTCCCTCGAATACTTTGAGGTTTTCTTTAGGTTACATCAGCATGTTGGAAGTAGTGAGgtcaaagaaaaaacaaagcgAAAAGGAGAGATAAGCGTAAAAGAAAAGTGGGTTTCCCTGATAGGAAGAGTCGCTTCTACCACATGATGATTGCCTCCGTGAATATGGCTTATAAAGAAGTTATACTGTAACATGTATTGAAGAAGTGGTAACTGGATGATGTGCAGATATGGCGCATGAGCGATATGATATACAGGGACGAAGATGCGGTGTTGGCTGAGCTCAGGAACTTCAAATCTCATGTAGCTGAATGCCCTTCATGGCAGTAGGAGAATCAAAAAGCTATGCATGACATGCTTTGCCAAGTCAGTGATAAAGACTTTGGAAGACTAAATTTCTCCATGTCAATTAAGCTGTTTCTGTGTATGCTTTATGTAAGATGATGTTTTAGGAGATTTAAACCCATGCAATTTGGATGTTTAAAATTCAATCTGACCTCCTATGAATTCTTCCATATTTATATGCCGAAATTGGTCTGAAATCCTGGACTGGGGGCCCTCACCTCTGGATGATTCCATATATCAAAATCTACAAGTGGGCAACGTATTATGATAATTGATAGTTCGGTCACTCAGTATCGGATGTGTTTTTAGTCATACTCACAGGTCATAACTCATAACTCACGTTTCTCATCATTGCTCACAACGGCCGCCTGAAGCCCTCATGTATCAATTTGTCATTCGTCATTGATTTCACACCAACACCTGTCACTCTTTTATTTGTCATTCGCCTAAGTGGGTCCACTCTCAGATTAAAAGCCGCTCCGCACGTGATGGCCCAACCACTACTGGACCCTGGCCCTATCCTCCCTCCACCCCAcattctttctattttatttcaattcgATTGTCGCCGCCAAACCCAACAGTCTCCATATCTCTTCCCAGCAGATTCTCCTTTGCCACGTGTCTCTATCCCCCCTGCCACGTCCTCGCTCATCACTCTCTACCTGGATCTTGATTTGACCACACCAACCCCCGCCACCATCCAGAAAACGACAACGTTTCAATCCCCCCCACGCCACTCGGTGTTATAGTAATTCCCGCCATTTTCAGCTCTGTGTCTCAAATGTTGGCTTCCACGTCAACAGTAAAGAACACGTGGCGCCTAACCCTAGCGCGGCCACGCTGGCACAGCGCTGCACAGTCACTCTGAGTAGGCGTCTATAAAAACTGAGCATTATTCAGTGTTCCGACGCAGTTTGGTCTCTGGTTGTTTTGGGTTCCGATGGAGGAAGGTCGAAAGAGACTTGGATGTGACGCCTCCGGTAAGGTTTCCGGGAATATGGCGCGGGCTTCGGCCCCCTCGGAGGGTGAAGGTGAGGGCGACAGCGACGATGACATCATGGCTTGGCTGTCGATTGACGAGGACTCGGTTGTGGAGCTGATGGAGCTGTTGGAGCCGGAGGTGACCTCACCGATCAAGGTGAAGTTCATCGACAACCCCTACGTGTCAACGTTGATATTTCAGTCGTCGGCATCGTACGTGACCATCAACGGCAACGAGGAGAGCTGCGGGTCGTCGTTTTCCGACTCGGAGGCCTCCATCATGGCCAGCATCGACATGGGCGGCGTCAGAGTCCACCCTGTTTCCGGCTGGGCTGGGGAGTTTCCTGCAGCGAGTGGCGGCGGATGGGGTTTGGGTGAGAGTGCCTGGGCAGAGAATGGGGACGGATTCAACGGCTGGGATGGATTTGAGTGGGACGACGATTTGCTGGCAAGGTTTCTGGGTGAGGACCTCTTCTGAGAGACTCTGTGAAAAACTATgaatagagtttttttttttttttctccttttcctttttgtgtttttagggtttttagggTTTATGACTGTTAATAGAATACACAGAgaagaatagaaaaaatgaaaacccTGTTTTGCCTCTGCATGTGCCATTCtctcttttccatttctttcttatttttgtttcctattttcaCACctcttttccaaaaacaaattttgttttaagaaCGTTAatgaaattgttttcatttctcACTGTTTTCAGAAAacaaaacatttttgtttttgttttttttgttttttgtttttttttttccgaaaaTCCGGTGTGATCCTAAAGCACACTAAGTTGGTCCTACCTAcccagaaaagaaaaggttcacTTGCTGGGCTAATGGGGGTACTGGTGACACATCCCACTGCATCCCTCTGATGACACGTGTCCTCGATCGTCATAGATCAtgccaaggaagggtaaaatggggattatgtatttattttttggagggCAACCCTAGACCCACCGTCCACTACCCTCTAGGCCATAGGGTACCTACCCCACCTTACCAGGATCTGGATGGTTACCTACCCTCCTCTCAAGTCtcatcttattattattttatttaaactatTTTTCCTAATGTGATAAATGAAAACTTAATTTGCTTCATAAAAGTTGAAAtctgaaaagtttttttttttttttaaagtttaaaaaaaggGCTAATAAAtgattatattttgttattttatttttggtaagtctaataattttgtgATCTATTtataataacatataaatataagTATAATTATCAATTTCATTATAGTCATTCGATAACTCTGAAATATTAGGACCAGGAAATTCAcatataatttttgtaaaacaaaagcctatttaaaaatttaaaatatttttaacttatttttaatattttaaatatgtttttaaaatattttttatattttattaattattctatatatttatataattatttcttaaagcagtttttaaaaaattattaaaagatgttttttgaaattatcttattttttattctttaaaacaaaatattaaaatggtttttgattgtgaaatgtattttttttgttctttttattttgaataatagaaaattattttaaaaaacaattttaaacatACCCTTGATTTCTTTACTTGGAAATTgagtaaattttatataattgattttttcttgGGCTAAATAAACGACCCAAAAGTGTAACTCTGCAGAAGAAATGGGCCATTACTTAGACTTCTAAGGAAAGACACCTGGCCCCTTTGTGATAGTGTTAGATGGGCCTACTTGTCTCCTTTATGGCCcaaaacttttaaaaacttGGGCCTTCAATTTGGGTTAGGCTTGAAAGCATAGGTCGAAAACTTGAAATAACCATTGGTGCACTTACTTCTTGTTTGTTTTTATCTTATGTCTAGTaaattaacaattatttttagatatttcatccaaatacaaatataaaaacaattgacCTGCATctagaattttaaatttgaacaaCATTTTTACATCAAATCCCGATCaaattttgacaataatttGATACCTATATActtctaatttaatttgaataagaaatatatgctcattatttgaaaattgttgtcGAAAACGATTTTCTATTACTTAGAATAGCAAATAGTTTTGTAACATAACAAACCCGACTAACAACAAATTTGCTTcgactattttttattttatttttcattttcaatgaaCTTATAAAGTCTTCATGAAaacccaaaataatttttaaaaatggttttgttttaattatttataaagaattgtttttataaaaaagaggCAATCCACCATAGGCGTCAAAGTAATGTTGACTCTTGTCCACTTGAATGTTGGTGGTCTTGACTCTTGACATCAAATAATATCTATTTCCCTATTCTTTGGCTTTCTTTGAAAAAAGATGTTGTCCTATATTTGGAAATTTCACATAGGGTTCATGGAACATCATCTTTATTGTCTAGTGAAAATAAGCCTAAACATGAATACATTGAATTGATAATGTGCTGCTCCTCTCAACTCTCAACACGTAATTTCTTTATTAACACATGCAAAAAAATCTTATGTAATTAAATTTCTTCACGCAAAGGTGCCCAAAAAAGTTAGCTAATGtctccaagatatttttttaagttgccCCACGTCGTTGTTACAAGATTGCGGAAAGGTGACAATAATTGAGTTGGGCGCCATGAGTCATAACCCTAcatttcattaatattattgctttaaataaaactttttatttttattttaatcttggTTGAAAATTAGACTCCGGTCTAAAATGGGTCAAGTCGATTTATTTGCAAATCATAAAAAtcctatttatttgtatatcgattttggcatttgcttttgagaaaatattattGTATCTTAGTTGTATGTatcaaaattcaatatatatatatatatatatattgtaagaTTGAAATATGATAACATTGTAAGACTGTTTATTTGTAAATCATAAAtcctatttatttgtatattgattatgacatttgtttttaagaaaatattattgtattatAGTTGTATCTATCCAAATTCAAATTTGGACCGATTGATGTATATATTGTGAGAGTGAGATATGATAACATTGTGAAACTGTTTATTTGTAAATCATAATtcctatttatttgtatattgaTTTTGGAATttgcttttaagaaaatattattgtatcataattatatttatcGAAATTCAAATTTGGACcgattgatatatatatatatatattgtgagaCTGAGATATGATAACATTCTGAGACTGTTTATTTGTAAAtcataaatcttatttatttgtatattgaTTCTGACATttgcttttaagaaaatattatcgTATCATAATTGTATCTATCCAAATTCAAAATTGGACcgattgatatatatatatatatatattgtgagaCTGAAATATGATAACATTGTGAGactatttatttgtatattgattttgacatttgcttttaaaaaaatattatcgtATCATAATTGTATCTATCCAAATTCAAATTTGGACCGGTTGATATATATGTTGTAAGACTGAGATACGATAACATTGTGAGATTGTTTATTTGTAAATCATAAatcttatatatttgtatattgattctaacatttgtttttaagaaaatgttaTTGTATCAGAATTGTATCTATCGAAATTCAAATTTAGACCGATTGATAAATATATTGTGAGCTAAAATTTACATCGTTAATCAAACatataagtaaaaacaaataagatTAGGACTCAGATAATGAGACTTTAATGTATATGTAATATCATTTAATCAGTGatgtcttttttttatatctatataaaaaatattattcaaaattatagATACTATCGTGTTTTTTACAAGTgtcttattttttgtattttgattttaaaaaatgcaaatttattatatatttcaatagtccatattttttactttttaagaaCATggtagactttttttttcttactagtaataatgaaaataaattaactagTTTTGAATTAGACCCTAGTGCTCGAAACTCATGGTCAACTCCAATCCCAAAAGACAGATTTTGAAAGCAGAACCCCAATCCCAATCCCAATCCCAATCCCAACACACCAACCAAAACAAAAGCAAATGCAGAGGCAGCCAAAAGATTAAAAGAGGGGAAGAGTTTGTGGCTCAAGAACCCTACATGGGAGTGGggcagtaaaaaaaaaaaaaaagaagaagaagaggaagaagaaaggaatCAATGGTGTATTGAATTGAGCatattctcaattttattttatttttttaatttttttgtgaatttattttatttatgtgtaAGGATTTTCACAACCACATGAAAGTAAATGTGGGTGACGTAAGGCATatcataatgaaaatgaaaagtgaAATGATACCATTCCATCACTACTTTTTCTCCCATCCCATCATTTTCCTATCAATTGTTCCATATCCCCATaaaatttaaagtgatttttgccAACTATAAGTCTATTATCATCCCCATTCCAATGATACCATCCCCCAACACCTTCTCttacattaaataaaaacaactagTCAGTTTACCTCTGATTTTCTTCTCCCCCATGAGGGAATGCCAAACACACAGATGTGACACAAGCCCACTCCCAACCCTACACCTCTTCCATCACCTTAAGTTTTATCattgtctttattttttatttttttatttttattttttcaatttagatTATGATGGGTCTATTTTTGTCCTTTCCCATTCCTTTTTCAGGGTTTCTCTATGCCACGAAATGGTTTTTGCACCACCATATAAAAGTGTTTActattacatattaaaaaacCCTCATTCCTCATGAGAAAAAACCTAGGATACCAAATGCATGGTTGTAGTCTCATCCAAATCATTGATAATATATGATGGGCTTTAAATCATTGGACTCACGATCGATTATTTAAATCACTACAATTATACAATGTGATTAAATTGCTAAATAATATGATTGAAAGATAAAgtaataagatataaaatatatatatgacatgATGTGATTAATCTTACTTTTCGATATATATAACAGATCGATATCGATATTGAgactcttatttttattttgatcttAAAAATGTTTAATGGTTTAGATTTAATATATCAAGGGTTCAGATTTTAAGTTCAACATGATATTGAATTAgtaccttaaaatttttttaagatgttTATGAGATAGATAAAATTATGATTTGGTTCAGATCTAACTTAATGAATTGATATAGTTTTTCGATTTGCATATGGTAAGATTGGATTGAGTGGAACTTAATGTAAATGATGCAAGTTAATATACGCGGTCTTTGGTACAAagtatttattttgattaattgtGGAAGTAGGGAAAGCATGTGATGGTGAAATTAAAGATTGGGTGCTCAAGAAAAAATGGTCACAAGAGACGATGTGGAGCAATAATAGGAACTTGTCAATATTTGACTTGCCTTGATTAAGCTTTGATAATGATGCATTACCTCTAACTTATACACCTGATTAGGGTTTTAATGaatgcaaaattaattttataatgcaAAGGAGGATACCCATTGGCCCTTAGAATCATTGCAATCGAGTTGGtcaatttatttatgaattgtACTGATAGTTAGTAGTAATACCTATGCTTAAGtgtttttaactaaataaatattattataacgGAATTTTTACTAAAGAAAGTGATAACATGATGCTCATTTACTTAACGTCTTAAAATCAATTCATAAtatcttttgtttcttgaaGAATAAGAGAAGTTAATGGTATTGAATAACTCACCTaatatgaataatgagagtTCACAAGTCTATGATTCGAGACGGATGATATTAGAATcgattttcaataaaaaaaataaataaagtttgatTATCAGAGGATACCCATTTGacatatgaaatatattttataatcattaCGCACAAAAACCCTAAATCAACTTCTTATGAATTTACCGGAAAAACATCCTATCGAACTCATATAATCTACCAACACCCTTTCCATATTTTAATCTAATTATGATACTTACAAATCTGCACTGCCTTTCATGAAGATATGATCAAGGGTTTGGAGgctaatattgttaattaaaaaaatgcacACAGTATAACTTTGTAAAAGAggattattaaaaataaagaaaaaagaaaaagaaaaagaaaatgcatgggactttaattataataatgataatgatgcaTGGGTCATACTAATAAACACCAATCATGATGCTCATTTCCATCCAAAAATGATCACAGGTGCCTTCAACTCAAATCCAAACTCATTCTCCATAATTCCACTGAAGGTCGAACACAATGATTTTAGAATACTAACCAAAACTTTCAATGTTCATATGATTCATGCTGAGAAGATTTGTCATCAGAAATGGGTTTGTTTAGACTAAAAAATCCAGGTGTGGAGTTTGATGATTCATCAGTTTCCTACATAGGGAAAAGGGGAAAATAATTAATCAAACATGGATATGGTTGTTGATTGGTGAGAGGCACATCTCAACCAATCAATCCCCACCACACTTAACAtcccaaagagaaaaaaaaggaaaataggtAAAAAGGGAAGAGAGATTTGAGAGTAATCCATCACTAGAGAGATAGAATCCCCATAAATTTTAGGTACTCTGTCATTGATTCACAGATGAAGTGATAAGTAAAAGTAGCTTAAAGAAGGGCTTTCTaggagaatgaaagaaaagaaggagATAGCTTAAAGGTCACATATTTCTTTCAACTTTCTCCAAAGCTACCTTTCAAATTTGGCCATGAAGTTCCCTCTCTTTAATGCCATTATActgattaatttaattttgttttttggctgcAGGTTGCTTCCAAAATTTAATCAACAAGttacaactttaaaaataaatccgAGATTAATGTAACTTAAAATGTCATAAAAGGTTTGACCTACCCAGAAGAACACTAATCTGATTCACAAAAACAGCATAATGAATTTAAGTTTAGGGATGAGGTTGAATGAGGCATTGCAAGGGCAGAGACAAGTCTTAGACTTGGTGGGGTGCCCTGAAATTGGGGTGGATGCTGGCCAAGTGAAAATTACCTGTGTACAAGTCCATTCATGTAGTGGTTATTATTGTTACATCAGTGTCATTGCTGGGGTCATGACTCATCAACAACATGCCATGGACCAATCAGGACCATTCATAGGTTCAGTTGGTGGGCCGTCGTTAACCCAGATTTACATGTGACTTTTGAAAAAGGCAATATGAATGATACATGGCATGTAAGATATGGCCAAAGTAAGTTGAGATATAGAGGGGAAATGGGAAGAGTTGAGGGAGAGTGAGTAGGGGAATTGGGGAATTGGGGAGTTTTGTATAGAGCCGATGTTACTAGTAGAGTTGAAGAAAAGTAGAGCCCTGTCtttattagagaaaaaaataatgtaaaaatgaGTACCAAGAAGCCAAATACCAGACTACTTCTTATAAATTCCTAATCAGTAACTCAATCTCACCTCACAGTTCCCCTCACTTTGCTCTCTATCTTTTTGAGTCTATCTTTTGGTGTGCTGGTGAAAGTAGCAGAAGAGAGGAGAGGGTAGCAACAATGGTGGCCAAGAAGCCAAGGATTGTGATAATTGGAGCAGGAATGGCTGGTCTCACAGCTGCCAACAAGCTCTACACCTCCACTGGCTTCAAAGATTTGTTTGAGCTCTGTGTGGTGGAAGGAGGGACTAGAATTGGAGGAAGGATAAACACTTCTCAGTTTGGTGGTGACCGGATTGAGATGGGTGCAACTTGGATTCATGGCATTGTGGGTAGCCCAATTCACAAGATGGCTCAAGAACTCCACTCACTGGAGTCTGACCAGCCTTGGGAGTGCATGGATGGCTACCTGGACTCCCCCACAACCATGGCTGAAGGCGGGTTTGAGCTAGGCCCCTCCACGGTAGACCCTGTGTCCACTCTTTTTAAGAAACTGATGGATTTTTCTCAGGGGAAGCTGATTGAAGATAGTGTTTGCAGTGAAGAAGTTGATTATGTCAAGCTTGGAGCTAAGGCTTCCAAGGTCTCTACTATCAATGGTGGCGGCTTTGGCAAGCTCAGTGTTGGGACTTTTCTTCGGCGTGGCCTAGATGCTTACTGGGCTTCTGTCAAAGACCGAGAGGAGATCAAGGGGTATGGTAATTGGAGCAGGAAGTTGCTGGAAGAAGCCATTTTTGCAATGCATGAGAGCACTCAAAGGACTTACACATCTGCAGGTGATCTGTCAACTCTGGATTATGATGCAGAAAGCGAGTATATAATGTTTCCAGGGGAAGAAGTCACCATTGCTAAAGGTTACCTGAGCATAATTGAAGCTTTAGCGTCTGTTCTACCTGCTGGATTGATCCAACTAGGCCGGGAAGTCACCAAAATTGAGTGGCAGCCTGAGTGCCATCGATCAGTGGAGGTGGAAAATGGTTATGGAAGTAGGCCAGTGAAGCTACATTTCTGTGATGGATCGACTATGTCAGCTGATCATGTCATTGTTACAGTCTCTTTGGGGGTGCTTAAAGCTGGAATTTGTGGAGATTCAGGTCTCTTCAATCCTCCACTTCCCTCCTTCAAGACTGAGGCAATATCAAGGCTTGGATATGGGGTTGTCAACAAGTTGTTTGTTCAATTAAGTCCAAGCCATGATCATGAGGGGAAGAAGTTGAACAAGTTCCCATTCCTACAAATGGTTTTTCATAGATCAGACTCTGAACTGAGGCATCAAAAAATCCCGTGGTGGATGAGGAGGACAGCTTCTGTGTGTCCAATCTACAACAATTCAAGTGTGCTA
Above is a window of Vitis vinifera cultivar Pinot Noir 40024 chromosome 11, ASM3070453v1 DNA encoding:
- the LOC100243887 gene encoding probable polyamine oxidase 5 gives rise to the protein MVAKKPRIVIIGAGMAGLTAANKLYTSTGFKDLFELCVVEGGTRIGGRINTSQFGGDRIEMGATWIHGIVGSPIHKMAQELHSLESDQPWECMDGYLDSPTTMAEGGFELGPSTVDPVSTLFKKLMDFSQGKLIEDSVCSEEVDYVKLGAKASKVSTINGGGFGKLSVGTFLRRGLDAYWASVKDREEIKGYGNWSRKLLEEAIFAMHESTQRTYTSAGDLSTLDYDAESEYIMFPGEEVTIAKGYLSIIEALASVLPAGLIQLGREVTKIEWQPECHRSVEVENGYGSRPVKLHFCDGSTMSADHVIVTVSLGVLKAGICGDSGLFNPPLPSFKTEAISRLGYGVVNKLFVQLSPSHDHEGKKLNKFPFLQMVFHRSDSELRHQKIPWWMRRTASVCPIYNNSSVLLSWFAGKEALELEKMKDEEILNGVSVTVTSLLSKSKSHELCNGNVNPVESSNGSEVKFIKVLKSKWGTDPLFRGSYSYVGVGSSGEDLDSMAKPLPESSKSGANACPPLQILFAGEATHRTHYSTTHGAYFSGLREANRLLQHYNCVGVSELLQH
- the LOC104880632 gene encoding uncharacterized protein LOC104880632, which codes for MEEGRKRLGCDASGKVSGNMARASAPSEGEGEGDSDDDIMAWLSIDEDSVVELMELLEPEVTSPIKVKFIDNPYVSTLIFQSSASYVTINGNEESCGSSFSDSEASIMASIDMGGVRVHPVSGWAGEFPAASGGGWGLGESAWAENGDGFNGWDGFEWDDDLLARFLGEDLF